A genomic window from Alphaproteobacteria bacterium includes:
- a CDS encoding ATPase, T2SS/T4P/T4SS family, with translation MGKLLKDLAFMDLYVRLDRPAQPRYRSPQRDKNNVWIQPLHSDYAEDVEKLAAKFRSEADNVEVAFTYDGMRFRLAHQGMANGETWAVLRRITPIVPKLEGLGYAPHIANYLRNLGRRDGLVIFSGATGHGKTTTCFSLLQEYLHSYGGVGMTVEDPVEYILEGPCGDKGYCYQIQVASGEDWATPLKRTLRWTPRYLLVGEVRSPAAAEQILRAATTGHLVLTTIHAGSIEDSLLGLLQLAAQNLGSAAKNVLAQGLTAAIHQRLGPQGPHIRYVFTEEDNNGDPVRALIREERVGMINTYIERQIARMAQLSQTSGINVPNSLKDSKAK, from the coding sequence ATGGGCAAGCTTCTAAAAGATTTAGCGTTCATGGATTTGTATGTGCGTCTTGATAGACCTGCGCAGCCGCGTTACCGTTCGCCGCAACGCGACAAGAACAACGTATGGATTCAGCCATTGCATTCCGATTATGCGGAAGACGTTGAAAAACTGGCAGCAAAATTCCGTTCCGAAGCCGACAATGTAGAAGTTGCATTTACCTATGATGGCATGCGCTTCCGTCTTGCCCACCAGGGCATGGCGAATGGTGAAACATGGGCGGTTCTTCGCCGCATTACCCCGATTGTGCCAAAGCTTGAAGGGCTTGGGTATGCCCCGCACATTGCTAATTACTTACGCAATCTGGGCCGCCGCGATGGTCTGGTTATTTTTTCAGGTGCCACGGGTCACGGTAAAACCACTACATGCTTCTCATTGTTGCAGGAATATTTGCACAGCTATGGCGGCGTAGGCATGACCGTGGAAGATCCCGTGGAATACATTCTGGAAGGTCCTTGTGGTGATAAAGGCTATTGCTATCAAATTCAGGTCGCAAGCGGTGAAGACTGGGCAACCCCATTAAAACGCACCTTGCGTTGGACGCCGCGCTACTTACTGGTGGGTGAGGTTCGCTCCCCCGCGGCTGCTGAACAGATTTTGCGTGCCGCAACCACAGGCCACTTGGTGCTAACAACCATTCACGCGGGTTCAATTGAAGACAGCTTGCTGGGCTTGTTACAACTCGCAGCGCAAAATCTTGGCAGTGCCGCAAAGAACGTATTGGCGCAAGGCCTCACGGCAGCAATCCATCAACGGCTTGGACCGCAAGGCCCGCATATCCGTTATGTATTTACCGAAGAAGATAATAATGGTGATCCTGTGCGCGCACTTATTCGTGAAGAGCGCGTAGGTATGATCAACACGTATATCGAGCGTCAAATTGCGCGTATGGCGCAATTGTCGCAAACCTCCGGCATAAATGTACCGAATTCGTTAAAAGATAGTAAGGCTAAGTAG
- a CDS encoding phosphoribosyltransferase family protein, with translation MNKEIFDALAKIQAVITDSHLVYTSGKHGSTYFNKDAIYPHTEVTSQLCEEIAKHFANKGIEVVIAPAVGGIILSQWVAYHLTKITGREVLGVYAEKEGDGFVIKRGYDKLSSGKKTLIVEDILTTGGSVKKVIDAARAIGANVMGLGVLCNRGGIKAEDVSHPPELFALINVNFDAWDEKDCPLCAKNVPINTDVGHGRKYVQAKS, from the coding sequence ATGAATAAAGAAATCTTTGATGCACTTGCAAAAATTCAGGCTGTTATCACCGATAGCCATCTTGTTTACACATCCGGCAAACACGGCTCTACGTATTTCAACAAGGATGCGATTTATCCGCATACCGAAGTGACATCACAACTATGTGAAGAAATTGCCAAGCACTTTGCCAATAAAGGAATTGAAGTGGTGATAGCACCCGCAGTTGGTGGCATTATTTTATCGCAGTGGGTTGCCTATCATCTCACCAAAATTACGGGCCGCGAAGTTTTGGGCGTATATGCAGAAAAAGAAGGTGACGGGTTTGTTATTAAACGCGGTTATGACAAACTATCATCCGGCAAAAAGACGCTGATTGTTGAAGATATTCTGACGACTGGCGGATCAGTTAAAAAAGTGATTGATGCAGCACGCGCGATTGGCGCGAATGTGATGGGACTTGGCGTTTTGTGCAATCGCGGTGGCATCAAGGCGGAAGACGTATCACACCCGCCGGAATTATTCGCGCTGATTAACGTGAATTTTGACGCATGGGATGAAAAAGATTGCCCCTTATGCGCCAAAAACGTGCCCATCAACACAGATGTGGGCCATGGCCGCAAATACGTTCAGGCAAAATCGTAG